A region from the Alosa alosa isolate M-15738 ecotype Scorff River chromosome 7, AALO_Geno_1.1, whole genome shotgun sequence genome encodes:
- the LOC125297317 gene encoding zinc finger protein 501-like isoform X2, with translation MDLGPPFSSGFAETQQVDLRVIVKEEEIKNEECGHVISCTDEEEKLFAHPRCSAETDDTESNVTYNETQQTTAEIEVKIEEEEQHDLLESVSEHPHITQQKIHGQNDELNLQLKGRPHHCTVCRKSFTTLTKLKKHQKTHSIHNRRHKCIYCGKAFSQISTLKIHLLRHTGERHHGCDQCGKAFTHLSYLKAHMLIHTKVKPHKCIQCGKAFTQSSTLKSHLLIHTGEKHHECVQCGKAFTHNSTLKKHMFMHTGDKPHKCAQCGKAFARSSNLKSHMLIHTGEKPYKCDQCEKAFSHSSCLKRHMLIHTGGKPHQCVQCGKTFTQHTTLKNHMLMHTGEKSHKCAECGKAFPRKSTLKSHIHLHMGEKRHKCVQCGKAFSESSALKTHILIHTGEKHYKCVPCGKAFRHLSTLKTHMLIHTGEKPHKCVQCGKAFSQSSGLKSHSRIHTGEKPHECAQCGTTFTHLSTLKNHMLMHTGEKPHKCAQCGKAFTLSFNLNKHMRRHSEEKSHECSQ, from the exons ATGGATCTCGGACCTCCATTTAGTTCTGGCTTTGCTGAAACGCAGCAGGTTGATCTGAGAGTGATCGTGAAAGAAGAAGAGATAAAGAACGAGGAATGTGGTCATGTGATTTCATGCACAGATGAAGAAGAAAAGCTTTTTGCACATCCTCGCTGTAGCGCTGAAACAGACGACACAGAGTCCAACGTTACTTACAATGAAACACAACAGACAACAGCGGAGATTGAAGTGAAGATAGAAGAAGAGGAACAACATGATCTGCTGGAAA GTGTATCTGAACATCCACATATAACGCAACAGAAGATCCATGGACAGAATGATGAACTCAACCTGCAACTCAAAGGAAGGCCACACCACTGCACAGTCTGCAGGAAGAGTTTCACGACCCTCACTAAACTCAAGAAACACCAGAAGACGCATTCTATTCACAACAGGCgacataaatgtatttattgtggaaaagccttttcACAAATTTCAACTCTTAAAATCCATTTACTAAGACACACTGGAGAGAGACATCATGGATGTGACcaatgtggaaaagcttttaccCACCTTTCATATCTTAAAGCCCACATGCTCATACATACTAAAgtgaagcctcataaatgtatccagtgtggaaaagcttttaccCAAAGTTCAACTCTCAAAAGCCATTtactaatacacactggagagaaacatcatgaatgtgtccagtgtggaaaagcttttaccCACAACTCAACTCTTAAAAAACACATGTTCATGCACACTGGAGacaagcctcataaatgtgcccagtgtggaaaagcttttgcaCGAAGTTCAAATCTTAAAAGCCACATGCTAATACATACTGGTGAGAAGCCTTATAAATGTGACCAGTGTGAAAAAGCTTTTTCACATAGTTCATGTCTTAAACGCCATATGCTAATTCACACTGGAGGGAAACCTCATCAATGTGTCCAATGTGGAAAAACctttacacaacacacaactcTTAAAAACCACATGCTCATGCACACGGGAGAGAAGTCTCATAAATGTGCcgagtgtggaaaagcttttccacGAAAATCAACTCTTAAAAGCcacatacacttacatatgGGAGAGAAGcgtcataaatgtgtccagtgtggaaaagctttttcagaAAGTTCAGCTCTTAAAACCCATATACTAATACACACGGGAGAGAAACATTATAAATGTGTCccgtgtggaaaagcttttagaCACCTTTCAActcttaaaacccacatgctcatacatactggagagaagcctcataaatgcgtccaatgtggaaaagctttttcacaaagttcaggtcttaaaagccattcacgaatacacactggagagaagcctcatgaatgtgcccagtgtggaacaACTTTTACACACCTCTCAACTCTTAAAAACCACATGCTCatgcacactggagagaagcctcataaatgtgcccagtgcGGAAAGGCTTTTACACTAAGTTTCAATCTTAATAAGCACATGCGAAGACACTCTGAAGAGAAGTCTCATGAATGTTCTCAGTGA